TTCTGTAGAGGAAGCAAGGAAATACACTCTAGGGATGGAAAAAAAATGAGCTTTAAAATTTATCATCACTGTTATTTTAATTGTTTGGGGCCTTTTCTCTTCTGTATGACTCTTCTGAGAGCATTTTTCACTTCTTTGATTCGAAGACTATATATGAGTGGATTCAGCATGGGGATGACAATAGTATAAAACACAGAAGCCACGTGGTCCTTCCCCAAAGAGTAGGACTTACTTGGTTTTACATAAGTAAAAATTGTAGTACCATAAAAGATGGTGACCGCCAAGAGATGGGAGGCACAAGTAGAGAAGTCTTTTTGTTTCCCTGAAGTGGAAGTAATTTTCAGGATGGTAGACAAGATGGCCACATAGGATGCAGACACAATGATAAGAGACACCAGTAGAGTGGAGCCAGCAAAAATGGATATAATGATTTCAATGTCAGTGCATGACAGGGCTAAAATTGAGGGTGCTTCACGGAAAAAGTGATAGATTACATTAGAGCCACAGAAATGCAATCTGCTCATGCAAAGCACATTGACAAAAGAGTCCATAAAACCAatcaaataaaatccaaaaagTAGGGAGCAGCACTGTCTGGTGGACATAGCAACCCGGTAATGCAGAGGGTTGCAGATAGCTACATAGCAATCATAGGCcatggaggagagaaggaaacatTCAGTGTCacccaagaaaacaaagcaattcAACTGGATGAAGCAGTTCAGGTATGAAACATACTTGTTGAAAGTCAGTAAATTTTCTAAGGTTTTAGGGGTGATGACACTTGAGTAACTGAGATTAAGAAATGAcaagtgactgaggaaaaaatacATGGGTGTGTGAAGCCGGGGGTCCAGGGAGATTATCAATATCATTCCCACATTCCCCAGCACAGTGATCAGGTATATCAGGAGAAAGAGGGTGAAGAGGACCAGCTGGATCTCTTCAGAGTCTGTCAGTCCCATGAGGATGAAGTCAGACACTTGTGTGATATTCCTTCTGCCCAATAGTGTTCAAATGCTCCAAACAGTTGAGATCAAAGTTGATACTCAGGAAAAATTTCTtcaaaaagttttcattttcattaatgaCATGGCAAATTTATATTAGTGTTTCTAGGATGTGATAATAATGAAGTGTGTACAGAGTATGAAGAGAAACATCTTAATTTGAttgccaaatatataaatatagaaacaGGTATAAACTGACATTTGGatataatataataaacactaacatattgatgcttttgaactgtggtgttggagaagactcttgagagtcccttggactgcaaggagatctaaccagtccatcctaaaggagatcagtcctgggtgttcattggaaggactgatgctgaagctgaaactccaatactttggccacctgatgcgaagagctgactcacttgaatagaccctgatggtgggaaagattgagggcaggaggagaaggggatgatagaggatgagatggctggatggcatcactgactcgatggacgtgagtttgagtgaactccggcagttgatgatagacagggaggcctggcgtgctgcaattcatggggtcgcaaagagtcggacacaactgagcgactgaactgaactgaatatatcaaAAACAATTAGGATATCCCTAACACCATTTCCCtttgttaaaatgtttaattctCATTAGAATATTACATCATAGGTATTACCCATGTTTTTTAGTTGAGAAAAAGCACACAGAGAATTTAGGTAATTTTTTCAGTCAGGgctatttcatattttctctgtAATTCTACCAAGAGAGATTCATCCCAGAGAGTATGCTCATGATACTCTATTCCTATTTATAATTAATTTCAGTAAACCTGAAAATAAATGCTAGATATAAAAGGAACAGTGGTAGAATTGTTTTAATGTATCATGTACTGTTCactatatttaaatattctttaatactaatgaaaaacaaatatcaaccTCTTGACTTTTTAGTTGTAAAGAGTATTAAGATTATAGCTTCatatattaattttcaaaatatacattttactaATTTGACTATTAAAATCAAATTTCTTCTAAAATTAACAATTTCCTGCAGACCTTGATTACATCAATTTTATATTTCTGGATCCACAAGTCCTGGAACTTCTTAGGGtaagaagaagaaatgataaaGTAAGCAATCattcaaataatatttgtaaGAAATGATATAGAAATCATTTAAATGATATCTGTAAGATATGATACaggtatcatttaaaaaatggcaCCTGTATGCAGAGACTTCTGATAATTCCTTATTATATTTGAACCTAACAAAAGTCTTCTAATTTTGAGAATAGTACTTACCAGGAGGCAAAGTTagtgaaaaatcattttcttctaaTATTATCTGTCTAGAAGTATGTCAACCTCAAATTTTGCTCACAAATGAAATATGAAGATCTTTTCAGTCAAAAATTTCTgtaatataatatttgttttctttgagaTAAGTTCTTTTGACTTCTtagtgcattcttttttttattattctgagAGAAAAATTAATCAACATAGAAATTCTGTTCAGCTGCTGATCATGTGTAAATTTTGCCTGGAAGTTGGTCTAAAAAGCACATCAGGGCTCTACCATGTAAGTAAACAGAGCAGAGTATGCTTTGCCTCTTATATTAACAATTTCAAGGTACTTCACATACTGGGGATTGATGTTAATGCAAAATTTCATCATCTCTGTGGACTAGTTTCAAGGCATATTATATTGTATGTCTCCAAGGAAAACATTTCTTAAACTAAGTGTAGCTATGCTAAGGTTTTCAAAAGCTTGTTATCTTTTCCCTTAGGAGTCAGACAGTGAAGAGCATGATGGTTTAATCTTCCTTTGTGATGCTCTAGATTTATGCATGTGGTAATAGAGAAACTATTTCTAAAAAAATGCTTGATTGCTTTATGACTGGAGCCATTAGGGACAAAATGATGCATTTTTCACaatgaaacatttatatttaaatgtgtaaCACTATTATAGGAGTTATTATGTTCATTAGAAACGAAATCTGAAAATGTGAAGGGAATTCTAGGCAAGGTaaaaactaattatttttaagttttattgaaatataattgaaacAGGAAGATTGGCACTCATTTACTAGTACATATTAATAAGTTTGGACTTCTGTATATATCCATGatgccatcaccacaatcaaagcTCTAAACCTATCAAAAAATCTCCAAAAATGTCCTTGTGTTCTTTTTTCCATATGTATAATTTATGATTACAactgatttttctaaaataactgTTGCATGCTAAATTGtatcaggaaaaataaagatacaaaataagaatataataaaattcaaaaatgatatgaaaataaTCAACCTCTTGTAATATTTGATAAAGTTTTCTCAATTTTTCTGGTTCATAAATGCTTATTTGGGTGCCTCTAGATTTGCATACTTTTTTATCATACTGTATATTTAGTATCCATCTGCATTTTATAACTAAAATTTCACAATATACTATGACCAATGTTATGCTGTCCTTTCCTAAAACCCATAATTTCATGCATTATGCATTGAGTGATACTCCATGACCAATTTTCCTCCAGAAATGTTCATCAAATGCTGCATTGTGGTGAACCAAGgatgaaagagcagataaaaccaaggcaGGTCCTGGAACGTaggaacagaaaaaccagacccttatcatctttccctcccccatgttgtaactattaatggatttcaggtcctcctgagcagtagaacctgtctcccctcctaccccataggAGGGAAGAAGGcatttgccttactcttcccccGGCTGAGTATAcctgcctcatccaatcagcaaatgacccacaaGTCCCatatcccactccttgtaccctgggaATAAAAGTGGATTAAGGACCTGTGTTCAGCGTCAGCTCTCCCTTGAGCAGGCCTGCTGTCTCCcgctctaataaactttatttccctctcactcTGTCTattgtctggaaattcttttccaactcgTGCCCACACCATGACAGTTTTTGTGGCCCATAAGGCGACTTGGGGTCTTTTTCCCCACCtcctcacttctcctttctcataGGGATCCTCTGAGAACAGGCGAGTGCTGTGGAAGCAACTGAGGATCTCTGGCCATGGTTTCCCTCTGGTGTGTTCCAAAGGCCCCACTGCTCACAGAGCCCCAGTAGCTGCTCCCTGAATGGGTGAgggtctctcctttttcttctctccaactgaggactgctaagtcacttcagtcgtgtgatcctgactctgtgtgatcccgtagatggcagcccaccaggctccgccatccctgggattctcctgacaagaacattggagtgagttgccatttccttctccaatgcatgaaagtgaaaagtgaaagtgaagtcgctcagtcgtgtccgactcttagccactccatggactgcagcctaccaggctcctccgtccatgggattttccaggcaagagtactgaagtggggtgccattgccttctccgcaactgAGGACTAGGCCAACCAATATTGTGAACATGGGTCAGGCACTTAAAAGCCATTAGGGTGCCTGTCACATGAAGACACCTGTGCAAGGATATGGGGGACACAGAACCAATCAGGCCACAAGGGCATCCGCCCCCAGCAAGACAGCTTCCGTGCACCATGTCAGGTACATAGTGGTTGAAGCAAAACAGATCATTGTCCCCTGGCCACCGCCTTCCCGATAGGATTGTAAGGCTGATTCCTCATCCTTCTTTcctgtcactttcacttcttttcctttcGGTCTGGATTGATTTACAGGAGCCTAGGTGTAGCCTCTGAACCATCACAAGAGTGCCTTCCACATTTCAGGAAATCACCAAACGGTGAGTCACCTGGTTGCTCCCAGgaatctctgtctttctctgcctgggtCACATGGTGCCTTAGCTGCAACCGTTCTCAGGGGTCACCTCTGTGGACTCGACTGCTGGGACGGTCAGCCATTTGTGTGCCATTAGTCTCACGCAGAGATCACTGGGACAAATAGGACAACTTTCTGTCAGCCGgtgactctttgtaaccacatTCCAGGGCACATAGGCTAAGAGTGTGTTCTGGTATGTTCCAGGAGCCTCACTCAGACTTACCCTTTGGCTATATTCTCAGAAACTGGAAAACGTTGACCCTGAAAAAGGCCTGGCCCCAATACAAACTgggggagcaaaaaaaaaaaaaaaaaaaaggcctctgaatggcacattcagttcagttcagtcactcagtcaactctttgtgagcccatgaatcgcagcatgccaggcctccctgtccatcgtcaactcccagagttgactcagactcacatccatcaagttggtgatgccatccagccatctcatcctctgtcgtccccttctcctcctgtccccagtccttcccagcatcagggtcttttccaatgagtcaactcttctcatgagatggccaaagtattggagtttcagcctcatcatcagtccttccagtgaacacccaggactgatctcctttaggatggactggttggatctccttgcagtctaagggactctcaagagtcttctccaacaccacagctcaaaagcatcaattcttcagcgctcagctttcttcacagtccaactctcacatctatacatgaccactgcaaagaccatagccttgactagacagacctttgttggcaaggtaatgtctctgcttttcaatatgctatctaggttggtcataactttcttttcaaggagtaagcatcttttaatttcatggctgcaatcaccatctacaatgattttggagccccacaaaataaagtctgacactgtttccactgtttccccatctatttggcatgaagtgatggaaccagatgtcatgatcttcattttctgaatgttgagctttaagccaactttttcactctcttctttcactttcatcaagaggcttttaagttcctcttcactttctgccataagggtggtgtcatctgcatatctgaggttattgatatttctcccagcaatcttgattccagcttgtgcttcttccagcccagcgtttcttatgatgtactctgcatataagttaaataagtagggtgacaatatacagccttgacgtactcctgcttctatttggaaccaatctgttggtccatgtccagttctaactgttgtttcctgatctgcatataggtttctcaaggggcaggtcatttggtctggtattcccatctctttcagaatttttcagtttattgtgatccacatagtcaaagtctaGCTTTTGCCAAAAGCAGGGAAAGGTCTCAGAATTTCCTTCCACTCAGTCCTTCCTGACCCTCAGTCAGAATCCTCAGATTTGAGGGACTCATGCCGCATGTGTCTTTCTGTTGCCTCCCTATCTCCTtttgctctctgtctctctccatcagATTTCCTAGACAACCCCAGCTCAATCTGTCATATCCACATGATCTCTAGCATAGGATTCTGAAGTTCCCTTTGATCCAGGTCTTTCTTCTATATTCAAAAGCCTGAAGGGTCAAAAACTCTCCTCTATGTTTCAAAACTGGttctttttgcatatgcaattaaaaacaactagTTTGTTTAAAAGTCTGCCTAAGGGAAAGCTTGAAGTTAACCCATTCCATGTCCATGAAATACACAGCCCACTTTGCCTGAGACctctgctattgctgctaagtcacttcagtcgtgtccaactcttgcgaccccatagacggcagcccaccaggctcccatgtccctgggattctccaggcaagaacactggagtgggttgccatttccttctccaatgcatgaaagtgaaaagtgaaagtgaagttgctcagtcatacccgACTCCTAGAgtccctatagacggcagcctaccaggcttctccatccatgggattttccaggcaagagtactggagtttgccattgccttctcagccttgggcaaattagaacttaaaaaaaaaaaaaaaaaagagggggtgtcaaagagacattttaaatagcAAGTGGAAAGCTATGAGATCTCTCTCTGTCTGCCTGGGTTTATGTAtatctcagtgtgtgtctttttttttttttttaaataatattgctGAACTTGTAAGtgagttctaatttaattggcctaaagaaaagtaagtgcttacaagagaaattctaaatataagagaaattaacttaaatgaatttcagattcatgtgaactgggaaatattcaatattaaatatctagcattaatgtttgtttgctaatctaatatagacatgtctaagagctATTAACattaagcataatattttcattgtgcCTAGGTTTAGTATAAATTACATATTGTCATATTTctatatctgttacaagtttgtcagAAAGGAAAATACCTCGAgtgaagaaactttaaaaaaatgtaaatgagatatgagcttttagataaactctattaagaataattatactttaaaactGTCTGTCTAAAACAGTCTGTCTAGAATTTGGTAACCCGAATTTCTAgggttgtgctaaactaagtcaCAGAAGTTTATTggatagctaggtcatttccaaataaaataagactcCAAAACAGTCATAACTTAACTCTAACTTCCTCTTAcacagaaactaaagagattttggaCGATTAATGAATAATGTTTGGTGCCACCCTGAGATGGTCTCCATaagaaagcaaatttttaaagaaattatcactggtatttatgttcaccaatctacagaatgctaatataaaggtcagttcttggttgcttaaggAAAGTAGGATGTGTGTTTTTAGTAAAGAAGGTTTGAggaatgaaattacattttatgaagggaaaaggaagtaggCCTGACTttcaggtggccgtttcaggatgggagaacaaATGGGCACAGAAAGTGATAAGAAGGTTTTATGGAAAGTGGACCCCAagggaagagttttgtgcataaatACCAGTGTTCTTGAAATattgaactgcctttgataatggattttaagtttctttacctctgaagtgatctgttctatgtttacctttaaaatcttatttgttactttggctaagtgaatatattgtttcacagtgataTATATGATTCTATCTGATTGAGTGTTATAaatccttttaatatttattgacaaaacttcctaaataacttgacttctagctaactttgggacgcttcagagggcccctgaaacatctAAAAGAGCTATTAAACTACCTGAGTTCATttgacatgttaaattacatgggaagtattGTTGGAGGAGTGATGGAATCTTCTCAGGTTATATTGTATATTGATGTTACTTATATAAATATCTTggaaattatgtgaaattcataaaaatctgatatgtcctggtaaaatgttttcagttataattctagttatcatgTTAAAGTGTTACAAGCCACAGCAATGACCAGGCTACTTTGTCAATTTCACTTTAATTAGATTTTAAACATGTCTTCTATGGTTTCACACTCACGCCTTAAGAAAAATACTGCTAGTTTTTCAAGGTGTATGGAAAAGACTTCTCTAAGATTAAGTGATAAACAAATTTTCTTTGTTATCTGGTACTCTGGTAACAGACTGGAATTTAGTCTACTCTCTATGTTAAGAGAGCAAAGTTTTCTTATAATGAAGCTTTCAATAAAAGATTATGAATTTATTTGCCTCTgaatgatttatatttgtttttaaaatttgttgtgactttggtaaagtaaataagcattatttaagattatggtacatgtaaaagctcattctgcttctacaaaaactAACCCCTCACTGTTAGATTTTTGCTATCctgatgtccttaaaacatggcaACAGTCTACTCCTAAATCAGGCAATTAAAAATGGGTGAACAACAGCTGTAAATCAAAAAGccagggctatgggaaatccaagatggcTCCTTGGCTTTACCCGGCTCCCTGACGAACCTCATTTTCATTTGATGGGTTAAAACCTTCTCTGGCACTAGGGTTAATGCcctcataatgaaaaaaataatgtttcactgaatattaagtttttCTAATTGTTAAACTAAGTTTCTAGTTTTGTTTACTAAGACTCCTGAGATAGCTCCTCGTTATGTTATATTGctcaaaaatttaattaaattattaaaaaggaCACTCTAAGTTTGTTTGTCAATCTTATCTCAGTAACCAGCCTTCGGATAAAGATCAGATGCTCCATGGTGTACAATCAGGAGATTAACACAGGCTATAGTCATTTAACAAAtgaagtcagatgacctggggtATACTGGACTCTACCtaatgaaagttcttgacttatAATTCTTATTTATGACTTCACTAATAACTTCTAGCTatagctattttattttctatgtcactTGTTCCCGAAGATTCTTACCTTATcaaatgtgtgactgagtctgtgataaaatgctgatacgcagttccatatgagatcaatgattgtactaatgtaactctagatatggaaagcagcaacaagagggaatattttcctggatcaagaggctagtaagacagaTATAATCCAGAAACTTTTGCTCTCACAAGGCCCGGTCCAATAACAGCACACTGAGGAGCCTGTCAATGGAATCTTTCCTAGACCTGGGAATGAGTTTTTCCAGCCCCGTGGGACACAATGGCCATAAAATGCCCCCAAAACATAGTCAAATAGTGGCTTTGAAGGGACCCTGCTGACTGAAAGCTGCCCCTACAAAGATTACATCATGACCACTGCAAGCTGCTAACCCTCAACACTCCCTGAAAGTGGAATTCAGAAAAAAAGGCaccctgtgctctgggaaaaacccagaagaactggccttcagatagtcagatgttttcaggtaaagattttatgagccctAATCCTTGCC
This sequence is a window from Bubalus kerabau isolate K-KA32 ecotype Philippines breed swamp buffalo chromosome 15, PCC_UOA_SB_1v2, whole genome shotgun sequence. Protein-coding genes within it:
- the LOC129627926 gene encoding olfactory receptor 8H3-like, with product LGRRNITQVSDFILMGLTDSEEIQLVLFTLFLLIYLITVLGNVGMILIISLDPRLHTPMYFFLSHLSFLNLSYSSVITPKTLENLLTFNKYVSYLNCFIQLNCFVFLGDTECFLLSSMAYDCYVAICNPLHYRVAMSTRQCCSLLFGFYLIGFMDSFVNVLCMSRLHFCGSNVIYHFFREAPSILALSCTDIEIIISIFAGSTLLVSLIIVSASYVAILSTILKITSTSGKQKDFSTCASHLLAVTIFYGTTIFTYVKPSKSYSLGKDHVASVFYTIVIPMLNPLIYSLRIKEVKNALRRVIQKRKGPKQLK